From the genome of Branchiostoma floridae strain S238N-H82 chromosome 8, Bfl_VNyyK, whole genome shotgun sequence:
AATAAACTGAGATCCCACTGTCTTTTGTACTTCGTGACTACATGGCTGCTTAAACCAGTTCTAACCAGTTCTTGCTTTGTGTACAACACCTTGTCCCACTTTTGACCTTGTTCTGAGCAAAACGTTGAGCAGTTTGAAATGAAGGGTCAGGGCCATGCGACATCTAGCGGGAGGAGGAGGTTGGTGCATAGAAAGTAggattcaaaatgtttccaaccCATGGTTCTCACTATTTTCGTAACATACTTCCCTGCTGAATGCAGAAATCTGTTTATTGCATATACTCGTATTCAAATCAAGGACAAAAGCAAAATGTATTGATATATAGCTTTATTATGAATAATGCctgagaagaaaaagaacactaCCATGTTGCCGTAGTATCGCTATCTTCGATTCGATAGttcgaaacaaaaccagaagctGAAATTCAGCAAACCAAACGAAGAAAACACACcctgcacaggagaagacagatgtcggcCTCCTTCGACAGGAGTGCATTCAGAAACTGCGTAAATTTGCTTACGAGGACATGTAATGATTTGTGCAATGTTGTCAATGTCATTACTTTGTTATTAGTCACTAGAAAGCTTTTAATGATGTCAAGCTGTAAAAAGGGTTGAACGAAATATGGGAACCAGTGGGCGTAAACAATCATCGCttgcggtcctgtcaatcaccatgactGACGGCGACAAAGGAGGGCGTCCGGGATAGCCAGGATGCGCTGTGGCTTAGAGCGGTCGGCATTGAAGCACATTTTGGATAGATCACCGACATATTGGCGCCACTTGCTGTGGTAACTCGTTCCCATGGCAGGCTGCCTATGAAGCACCATATACGGAATAACCGCCACTGAAGACGTGCTTCTCGTTCCCAACCAAGGCGGGAAAGAACGCACAGATCGTGATGGCCTCCCCTGTAGGCATTGCGTAGTGCGGGTCGTTCTTGTTCATCAAGAAAGCCGTACCCTTGGGATGGAACTCCGCTTCTTCTTTCCCTTCCTCCCACACGTATTTGCCGTTTCCTACAGAAAGTAATGGTAAAATTGATAACTGTGGTGATAAGAGAAGACCTTTACGAACTAAACTTAGTACTTTGATACATTTGGTCATTTGCACAGAAAATGAGTAAATGCTACAATTGAAAATGGATAGGATTTCAGTGAAGGAGAAAAGCTACGAAATCgcagtggtaaatgatgggaatttcatattTGTGACATATACATAAAGTTTTGTAGATGGCATGTGCACCACCTTCTAATGTCATGCCGGTGACATGTACAGTTGATATCAACCCACTCTCCATACGGccccaaaaaggctatgggacttcCCGGTTTacattctgtctgtctgtcctttGTGACACTGCCAAAATAAGTTAATAACTTGAGagcagtgtcacattgtcctcgtctgtcttAAAGTAAAATTTAAGATACAAACAGCTGTATAGAGATGGGTATCAAAAGTGATAATAACTTGCGATTGTGTGTGATCACGGAAATGAAAGAACTGCCAATCATAAGCTTATCGTTGTGATGAGTGTTTACTGTTTACTTTGGAATTTTTATCTTTGCTTTCAGACAAGATATGTCCATAGCAACGTAACCAAACATACCACTGATATAGTAGCAGGCTTCTTTGTGGTGTTTGTACCACATGGGGACTCCCTTTTCTGTATCGTCTCCCATCATGATGGTCGTGTTGGTCACCGTGATCGGAAAACTGTCATCTCTAAGCAGGAATCTTCGGCTGTGGCCGCTCCCGAAGTCGACATCCCGATCGGTTCCGATGATCTCCGAGAGTGACCGAACAACCACTCCGTCTTTCGAGGGGTTGTCGTCTTGGCAGTAGAGACAGTACAGCCTCATGGGGTCATCCGAGGTCACTGTAACcttaagaacaaaacaaaaagcaaaaaaaaaaagatttaataCGAATATTCTTGATGACACAATACAAGACATAGCTATGCTTCTTTGTTAACAAAGAAGTAGCATTATTAGTACCGGTTCTTACTGGAGTTGTTCGTCATTTGTAGTACTtctttgtcatattttcaagGAAAATCCGTGTCTTCCTGGCCCCTCCGTCCGTAAAAATTAAACACCTGTAACCATTCattatattttgtacatacatgtgtgatCACCTTGCACTTAACAGCCGACGAAAACGCCATGAAGAAGTCCGGAGTGACTTTAAACTCCCTCCCGTCCTCCAGACTACAGCGCCCCCTACCGGAGATACAGTAGTACATGTGGTTACTGGCCAAACATTCACCAGGGTGCAGCTCGACTTCGTTCTGGTCCCGAGTCAGAACGATCTCGTACGCCGTGTAGCCCATCTCATCCGCCGGGGACACCAGCTCTTTCCCCCGAAGGACTGAGGTGTTTGGCACGGGGGCTATCGGAACATCTACGGTGTTACGGACGATCATGGCGAGTTAGCGGTCAGTG
Proteins encoded in this window:
- the LOC118420687 gene encoding uncharacterized protein LOC118420687, producing the protein MIVRNTVDVPIAPVPNTSVLRGKELVSPADEMGYTAYEIVLTRDQNEVELHPGECLASNHMYYCISGRGRCSLEDGREFKVTPDFFMAFSSAVKCKVTVTSDDPMRLYCLYCQDDNPSKDGVVVRSLSEIIGTDRDVDFGSGHSRRFLLRDDSFPITVTNTTIMMGDDTEKGVPMWYKHHKEACYYISGNGKYVWEEGKEEAEFHPKGTAFLMNKNDPHYAMPTGEAITICAFFPALVGNEKHVFSGGYSVYGAS